A stretch of Flavobacteriales bacterium DNA encodes these proteins:
- a CDS encoding energy transducer TonB: MRDELHLMELVDRYLDGSMNAADRAAFEERASKSAELRELIDDQRALREGVARVPVRAAAAKAYRAYRFGKPGPWIGGSVIVAVIGITAAVLMLKREAPTYDERGDAPRATIEEGITATEDALRPLLINVDTQRDTTVLSPGGIVLDIPRGCFIDSLGRTIASPVQVTLKEALTAIDIVKAGLSTMSGDTLLETGGMFHIDARQNGRVVRIDPSKAITAMVPAQRNQEGMMLYRGEELPDGRIDWRDPQPLKKSLVPVDITTLNFYPPGYVQKLAELGQAVTTKAFKDSLYYSFCYTSSPAPVQDRGIAERTEIWPVVAGTGNSGPVEAFVSSDTTTKNLDKLMETTYQGTGIDPAKVMTIWQPRFNGSNLATREFEERMRAIHGTCDNAVLDLYVNNLDQDLSELDSRAVRMGHAAFSAFTRRNDGRVDLPKHAAERLRTFYEKISSSEADAIRKTQEKFWNEQWKQDVKSDAKRADHAMAESVREGALFQKELAANLDTVYKQLGYKQVPFPRAAWVVPVSNSGWWNVDKAVLQATVSRSSMSYTDDQTGKTAALSYTPLIVEVADRASFDELVVYLIPDQLNSYQRMNEQGGGFEERLNTLFTYDLLCLGMKGSQQFAFAAKASGQSRITASLAPTDDNGLRAMLRTKGNVEENLLDESRYLIWSAGDRARQKRNTDRVRLRQELMPVVFPCTGATGVPAEDSARVTAINEQRIETAARFPGGEEAMWAWLRERMKVPADPGGDGRVVLVFTVEADGSTTNHAVQRSGGAACDREALRVVRMMPKWEPSRAGGRPVACRMQLPVSFSLR; encoded by the coding sequence ATGCGCGACGAACTGCACCTGATGGAACTGGTGGACCGTTACCTCGACGGGTCCATGAACGCTGCTGACCGTGCGGCCTTTGAAGAACGCGCAAGCAAGAGCGCGGAGCTGCGCGAGCTGATCGATGACCAGCGGGCGCTGCGCGAAGGCGTGGCGCGCGTTCCGGTTCGCGCTGCCGCGGCGAAAGCGTATCGCGCCTATCGCTTCGGGAAGCCGGGGCCGTGGATCGGCGGGTCGGTGATCGTTGCTGTGATCGGCATCACGGCGGCCGTGCTCATGCTGAAGCGCGAAGCGCCGACATACGATGAGCGGGGTGATGCGCCCCGAGCGACCATTGAAGAGGGCATCACTGCCACGGAAGATGCCCTACGACCACTCCTGATCAACGTCGATACCCAGCGCGACACCACAGTGCTCAGCCCAGGAGGCATCGTGCTCGACATCCCCCGCGGCTGCTTCATCGACAGCCTCGGGCGAACGATCGCATCGCCCGTGCAGGTGACGCTGAAGGAAGCGCTCACGGCCATCGACATCGTCAAAGCGGGCCTCAGCACCATGAGCGGCGATACGCTCTTGGAGACCGGCGGCATGTTCCACATCGACGCCCGGCAGAACGGACGTGTGGTTCGCATCGATCCGAGCAAGGCGATCACGGCGATGGTGCCGGCACAGCGCAACCAAGAAGGCATGATGCTCTATCGCGGCGAGGAGCTGCCCGATGGCCGTATCGATTGGCGCGACCCGCAGCCGCTGAAGAAATCGTTGGTGCCCGTGGACATCACCACGCTCAACTTCTATCCGCCGGGCTATGTGCAAAAGCTCGCTGAGTTGGGGCAGGCTGTCACGACCAAAGCGTTCAAGGACAGCTTGTATTACTCGTTCTGCTACACATCATCGCCAGCGCCCGTGCAGGATAGAGGAATCGCCGAGCGCACAGAGATATGGCCCGTCGTCGCTGGTACTGGAAATTCGGGTCCGGTCGAAGCGTTCGTTTCTTCGGACACGACGACCAAGAACTTGGATAAGCTGATGGAAACGACGTATCAAGGAACAGGCATCGACCCCGCCAAGGTTATGACCATCTGGCAGCCGCGCTTCAACGGGAGCAACCTGGCCACGCGCGAGTTCGAGGAGCGCATGCGCGCGATCCACGGCACCTGCGACAATGCGGTGCTCGATCTCTACGTGAACAACCTCGACCAGGACCTGAGCGAGCTGGATTCGCGAGCCGTGCGCATGGGGCACGCTGCATTCAGCGCTTTCACGCGGCGTAACGACGGCCGCGTGGACCTGCCCAAGCATGCGGCAGAACGCCTGCGCACCTTCTACGAGAAAATCAGCAGTTCAGAGGCCGACGCCATCCGCAAGACCCAAGAGAAATTTTGGAACGAACAATGGAAACAGGACGTGAAGAGCGATGCCAAGCGCGCGGATCATGCTATGGCTGAAAGCGTCCGGGAAGGCGCATTGTTCCAAAAAGAACTAGCCGCGAACCTAGACACAGTATACAAGCAGCTCGGCTACAAGCAAGTACCATTCCCGCGCGCGGCATGGGTGGTACCTGTGAGCAATTCCGGCTGGTGGAACGTGGACAAAGCCGTACTCCAAGCCACCGTTTCGCGCAGCAGCATGAGCTACACTGACGACCAGACCGGAAAGACCGCCGCACTCTCCTATACACCGCTAATCGTGGAAGTCGCGGACCGTGCGAGCTTCGATGAGCTAGTCGTGTACCTAATCCCGGACCAACTGAACAGCTACCAACGGATGAACGAGCAAGGCGGGGGCTTCGAAGAACGCCTGAACACGCTCTTCACCTACGACCTGCTCTGCCTCGGCATGAAAGGCTCGCAGCAGTTCGCCTTTGCGGCCAAAGCCTCCGGGCAGTCACGCATCACCGCATCCCTCGCGCCCACCGACGACAATGGCCTGCGCGCCATGCTGCGCACCAAAGGCAACGTGGAGGAAAATCTGCTCGACGAAAGCCGCTACTTGATCTGGTCCGCCGGTGACCGCGCACGGCAGAAGCGCAATACCGATCGCGTGCGCTTGCGGCAAGAGCTGATGCCCGTGGTGTTTCCGTGCACGGGTGCCACTGGAGTCCCGGCGGAAGACAGTGCGCGCGTCACAGCGATCAACGAGCAGCGTATCGAGACAGCTGCGCGCTTCCCCGGCGGCGAAGAGGCGATGTGGGCCTGGCTGCGCGAACGGATGAAGGTGCCCGCGGATCCCGGCGGCGATGGGCGTGTGGTGCTGGTGTTCACCGTGGAGGCCGATGGCAGCACTACGAATCACGCCGTGCAGAGGAGCGGAGGGGCGGCGTGCGACCGCGAAGCGCTGCGCGTGGTGCGCATGATGCCGAAGTGGGAGCCCAGCCGGGCGGGCGGACGGCCAGTGGCCTGCCGGATGCAGCTGCCGGTCAGCTTCTCTCTACGATAG